The genomic window CAATAAGGCGCTGGTCGCTGCCATCGGCTCGCACGGTCAGGCTGCAGTTGGCCTCTCTGGTGGCGATGGTCACGTCTTTCGCGCCCGCAAGAAGAAGACGAACCCCGACCTCGGCTTTGTCGGCGAAATCGCCGGAACTGATCCCCGCTGGCTCGAAGCCATCTGGACCATGGGCGCGGTTCCCGTCATCTCGTCGATTGCTCTGGGCTTCGACGGCGAATACTACAACATCAACGCCGACGAGATGGCCGCTGCCTGCGCGATCTGCACCAAGGCAGACACCCTTGTCTTTCTCACCGACGTCCCCGGAGTCAAAGGCGCGGACGGAAATGTCATGCGATGGCTAACGCTGTCGCAGATTCCGGCGCTCGAAAAGCAGCAGGTCGTCTCCGGCGGCATGTTGCCAAAGCTCAACGCCTGCCGCAATGCCCTCACGCACGGCGTCAAGCGTGTACGAATTCTGCCTGCGGAGGCTGCAGCGCTGCTGCCCGATCTCTGCTCGACCCGGGTGAAC from Granulicella sp. L56 includes these protein-coding regions:
- the argB gene encoding acetylglutamate kinase yields the protein MRFVVKLGGAALENKEILHGCGKAIAELVADGNQVAVVHGGGVQLTRTLALMGKKSEFVSGLRITDAETRDAAIMVLAGRVNKALVAAIGSHGQAAVGLSGGDGHVFRARKKKTNPDLGFVGEIAGTDPRWLEAIWTMGAVPVISSIALGFDGEYYNINADEMAAACAICTKADTLVFLTDVPGVKGADGNVMRWLTLSQIPALEKQQVVSGGMLPKLNACRNALTHGVKRVRILPAEAAALLPDLCSTRVNDGTEVMVA